The Mycolicibacterium mageritense genome contains a region encoding:
- a CDS encoding FAD-dependent oxidoreductase, translating into MIGEHAVITGAGMAGLLAARAASEFYRSVTIVERDVLPDSPVHRKGVPQGRHLHSVLSRGVSVLDMLFPGFVDELGAAGAVVVDDPDLSRVYARVGAHELSQSGTLADPAALRFYLASRPFTEFHVRRRVQALDNVTFLDGHDVAGPVIQADAITGLRMIDCANRTESVLDCDLVIDAAGRASRTPLLLESLGYGRPAEQTDSSDWAYSSQLMTLTEPGFPERMAMANNGSRRPRALLLAQEHDHWMLAIARAAETGPPPSDFAGMLATAGEMLPARIIAGLRRAEPVGEVATVRKTQAVWRRYDLMPRFPAGLLVTGDALCSLNPLYGQGMTMATLDALTMRECLRAGPSRLRERYFAATARHLSSTWALNQTNDRIPPPAIARPKAAERLQKWMRLAAIEAAGSDIRVTEQLLRVNGLIDPPARLRHPALVSRILIGKIRMCSRGTDRRTTSLVSRIVASRDPRPHVAG; encoded by the coding sequence ATGATCGGCGAACACGCAGTGATCACAGGCGCCGGAATGGCCGGCCTACTGGCGGCCCGGGCGGCATCGGAGTTCTACCGTTCGGTCACCATCGTCGAGCGAGATGTGTTGCCCGACAGCCCCGTCCACCGCAAGGGTGTGCCGCAGGGCCGCCACCTGCACAGCGTGTTGAGCCGCGGTGTCAGTGTGCTCGACATGCTCTTCCCTGGTTTCGTCGACGAACTCGGCGCAGCCGGAGCGGTGGTGGTCGATGACCCCGATCTGTCGCGGGTCTATGCCCGTGTCGGTGCCCACGAGTTGAGCCAGTCAGGCACCCTCGCCGATCCGGCCGCACTGCGGTTCTATCTCGCGAGTCGGCCGTTCACCGAGTTCCACGTCCGGCGACGTGTTCAGGCACTCGACAACGTGACGTTCCTGGACGGCCATGACGTGGCCGGGCCGGTCATCCAGGCCGACGCCATAACTGGTCTGCGAATGATCGACTGCGCCAACCGAACTGAATCGGTATTGGACTGCGACCTGGTGATCGATGCGGCCGGGCGGGCGTCGCGCACACCCCTGCTGCTGGAGAGCCTGGGCTATGGCAGGCCGGCTGAGCAGACCGATTCCTCCGATTGGGCGTACTCCAGCCAATTGATGACGCTGACGGAGCCAGGTTTCCCCGAACGGATGGCAATGGCCAACAACGGAAGCCGCAGGCCACGGGCGCTGTTGTTGGCCCAAGAACACGATCACTGGATGCTGGCCATCGCGCGAGCCGCTGAAACCGGCCCTCCACCATCAGATTTCGCGGGCATGCTCGCCACAGCCGGTGAGATGCTGCCCGCGAGAATCATCGCCGGTCTTCGCCGCGCCGAGCCCGTCGGCGAGGTTGCGACAGTGCGCAAAACGCAGGCCGTGTGGCGTCGCTACGACCTGATGCCACGGTTCCCCGCCGGGCTTCTGGTGACCGGCGATGCATTGTGCAGCCTCAACCCGCTCTACGGGCAAGGCATGACGATGGCGACGCTGGACGCACTCACCATGCGGGAATGCCTGCGGGCTGGTCCAAGCCGGCTCCGTGAACGCTACTTCGCTGCCACGGCCAGACATCTCTCGTCCACGTGGGCGTTGAACCAGACCAATGACCGGATTCCACCGCCGGCGATTGCACGGCCGAAAGCCGCGGAGAGACTTCAGAAATGGATGCGGTTGGCAGCAATCGAGGCTGCCGGTTCTGACATCCGGGTCACCGAGCAGCTCCTACGGGTGAACGGCCTCATCGACCCGCCTGCGCGCCTGCGACACCCGGCACTGGTGTCGCGCATCCTCATTGGCAAGATTCGGATGTGCAGTCGTGGTACGGATCGGCGAACAACATCTCTGGTGTCGAGAATCGTCGCTAGCCGCGATCCGCGGCCACACGTTGCAGGGTGA
- a CDS encoding RNA polymerase sigma factor, with protein sequence MAGLPDRRDPPAAAVMQASHAELSRVVREHAGRLAASLIHLTGDFAAAEDLVQDAVLAALRHWPHEGIPQRPDAWLFTVARRRGLDALRRENNYAGKLALLEAPVQPEPDERLQLIFTCCHPALTREAQIALTLRVVCGLTTAQIARAFLVQESTIARRISRAKRKITDAGIPYRVPADDELGARLTEVLTVIYLLLNEGYLATAERAQSRDLVDDAEWLASLLHTLMPTEPEVAGLLALIRLHRARGAARFDHDGGLVLLRDQDRSLWDGAAIADATRLLVRAAKYQRPGPYQLQAAIVACHAEAESWETTDWEQIVLLYDMLLHLQPSPVTRLHRAIALRYTAGPQTALRELDDLTESLDRYHLYHAARADLERELGRPDQARAADQRALELTANPAEQALLQQRILWS encoded by the coding sequence GTGGCCGGCCTGCCCGATCGTCGAGATCCGCCCGCTGCTGCCGTGATGCAGGCGTCGCACGCCGAGCTGTCGCGCGTCGTACGCGAACACGCGGGCCGGCTCGCCGCCTCGCTGATCCACCTGACCGGCGACTTCGCGGCCGCGGAGGATCTGGTGCAGGACGCGGTGTTGGCTGCGCTGCGGCACTGGCCGCACGAGGGCATCCCGCAACGTCCGGACGCCTGGCTGTTCACGGTCGCGCGGCGCCGCGGTCTCGATGCGCTGCGCCGCGAGAACAACTACGCAGGCAAACTGGCCCTGCTCGAAGCGCCGGTCCAGCCTGAGCCCGACGAGCGGCTGCAACTGATCTTCACGTGTTGCCATCCCGCGCTGACGCGGGAGGCGCAGATCGCGCTCACCTTGCGGGTCGTGTGCGGTTTGACCACCGCGCAGATCGCGCGCGCGTTCTTGGTGCAGGAGTCGACGATCGCACGACGGATCTCCCGCGCCAAACGCAAGATCACCGACGCCGGGATCCCCTACCGCGTCCCGGCCGACGACGAACTCGGTGCGCGCCTGACCGAGGTGCTGACGGTGATCTATCTGCTGCTCAACGAGGGCTACCTCGCCACCGCGGAGCGAGCCCAGTCGCGCGATCTGGTCGATGACGCCGAGTGGCTGGCCTCGCTGCTGCACACCCTGATGCCGACCGAACCCGAGGTGGCCGGGCTGCTGGCCCTCATCCGGCTGCATCGCGCGCGTGGCGCGGCCCGCTTCGATCACGACGGCGGATTGGTGTTGCTGCGGGACCAGGACCGGTCCTTGTGGGACGGTGCGGCGATCGCGGACGCGACCCGACTGCTGGTCCGCGCCGCGAAATACCAACGCCCCGGCCCGTACCAATTGCAGGCGGCGATCGTCGCCTGCCACGCCGAGGCCGAGTCGTGGGAGACCACCGACTGGGAGCAGATCGTGTTGCTCTACGACATGCTGCTGCACCTACAGCCGTCGCCCGTCACCCGTCTGCACCGCGCGATCGCGCTGCGCTACACCGCAGGCCCGCAAACGGCGCTGCGCGAGCTCGACGACCTCACCGAGTCGCTCGACCGCTATCACCTCTACCACGCGGCACGCGCGGACCTCGAGCGTGAACTGGGCCGTCCCGACCAGGCCCGGGCCGCCGATCAACGTGCCCTCGAACTCACGGCCAATCCGGCCGAGCAAGCCCTACTGCAACAACGAATCCTGTGGAGCTGA
- a CDS encoding YciI family protein, whose amino-acid sequence MKYVLLFVETEQFANELAGLDPAERERAYERVNEWFATHADKLRGGSKLQSPETATTVRLDQGEPVIVDGPFVEGKEVISGYAEIEVADLDEALQMVKTWPACPIVEIRPLLP is encoded by the coding sequence ATGAAGTACGTGTTGTTGTTCGTCGAGACCGAGCAGTTCGCCAACGAGCTCGCGGGCTTGGATCCGGCCGAGCGGGAGCGGGCATACGAACGCGTCAACGAATGGTTCGCGACGCACGCGGACAAGTTGCGCGGCGGCAGCAAGCTGCAGTCCCCCGAAACCGCGACGACCGTGCGCCTCGACCAGGGCGAGCCGGTCATCGTCGACGGGCCGTTTGTCGAAGGCAAGGAGGTCATCAGCGGGTACGCCGAGATCGAGGTCGCCGATCTCGACGAGGCGCTGCAGATGGTCAAGACGTGGCCGGCCTGCCCGATCGTCGAGATCCGCCCGCTGCTGCCGTGA
- a CDS encoding enoyl-CoA hydratase family protein, with protein sequence MAELVQYAVDGAVARLTLDSPHNRNALSTALVGQLHQGLADAAADPRVRVVVLGHTGGTFCAGADLSEAAGQDPGDIAVDRAREMTKTLRLILELPVPVIGAIDGHVRAGGMGLVGACDLVVAGNNSTFALTEARIGVAPSIISLTLLPKMTARSAGRYFVTGEKFGAAEAADIGLITLASDDVPATVAALTAEIAKGSPQGLAASKALTTAAILRDFDALAEDLTRQSAELFVSDEAREGMMAFLQKRPPSWVG encoded by the coding sequence ATGGCTGAACTCGTCCAATACGCAGTTGACGGCGCCGTTGCGCGCTTGACGCTCGACTCGCCGCACAACCGCAACGCACTGTCCACGGCCCTGGTCGGCCAGCTCCACCAGGGGCTGGCCGATGCCGCCGCCGATCCACGCGTCCGCGTCGTTGTGCTCGGCCACACCGGCGGAACATTCTGCGCCGGTGCGGATCTGAGCGAGGCCGCCGGACAGGATCCGGGTGACATCGCAGTCGACCGGGCCCGCGAGATGACCAAGACGCTGCGGCTGATCCTTGAGTTGCCGGTTCCCGTCATCGGCGCGATCGACGGTCACGTGCGCGCAGGCGGCATGGGTCTGGTGGGTGCGTGCGATCTCGTCGTCGCCGGGAACAACAGCACGTTCGCGCTGACCGAGGCCCGCATCGGCGTTGCACCGTCCATCATCTCGCTGACACTGCTGCCCAAGATGACCGCACGCTCGGCCGGCCGCTACTTCGTCACCGGCGAGAAGTTCGGCGCCGCGGAAGCGGCTGACATCGGGTTGATCACGCTCGCGTCCGACGATGTCCCGGCGACTGTCGCTGCGCTGACAGCGGAGATCGCCAAGGGTTCACCGCAGGGCCTTGCGGCGTCGAAAGCGTTGACCACCGCAGCGATCCTGCGCGACTTCGACGCGCTGGCCGAGGATCTCACCCGGCAGTCGGCCGAGCTCTTCGTCTCCGACGAGGCACGCGAAGGCATGATGGCGTTCCTGCAGAAGCGCCCGCCGAGCTGGGTGGGTTAA
- a CDS encoding aminoglycoside phosphotransferase family protein — protein MHPGQLAVTPATVRTLLSEQFPGWRDVRIAAVRGAGTVNAIFRLGDQLVARFPLQAGDVAVARRQLEHEASVAEELFGHTPFATPRPVAIGEPGAGYPMPWSIYTWLPGNPATGDNLSSSPEFATDLATFITAVRAMDTRGRTFAGTGRGGALSGHDDWMQESLCHSRGLLDVKTYRQIWAEMRTLPRGDSPDVMTHGDLIAPNVLVGAGRLVGVLDVGGLGAADPALDLVAAWHLLDSGPRRRLRDHLGCDDAEWLRGRAWAFQQAMGAVWYYADSNPSFSESCRLTLQRVAADRG, from the coding sequence ATGCACCCGGGGCAACTGGCGGTCACGCCTGCCACGGTGCGTACATTGCTCTCCGAGCAGTTCCCCGGCTGGCGCGACGTGCGGATAGCAGCCGTGCGCGGTGCGGGGACCGTGAACGCGATCTTTCGGCTGGGCGATCAGCTCGTGGCTCGATTTCCGCTGCAGGCCGGCGATGTAGCGGTGGCACGGCGACAACTGGAGCACGAAGCGTCAGTCGCCGAAGAGCTGTTCGGCCACACCCCATTCGCCACGCCTCGGCCCGTCGCGATAGGCGAACCCGGAGCCGGCTACCCCATGCCCTGGTCGATCTACACGTGGCTGCCCGGCAACCCTGCCACCGGTGACAACCTCAGCTCGTCGCCGGAATTCGCCACGGACCTGGCGACGTTCATCACCGCGGTACGGGCCATGGACACGCGCGGCCGCACATTTGCCGGGACAGGCCGCGGCGGTGCCCTGTCAGGGCACGACGACTGGATGCAGGAATCCCTGTGCCACAGCCGAGGTCTGCTCGACGTCAAGACCTATCGGCAGATCTGGGCCGAGATGCGGACCCTTCCGCGCGGAGATTCGCCCGACGTCATGACCCACGGCGATCTCATCGCACCGAACGTATTGGTCGGCGCGGGGCGCCTTGTGGGCGTTCTCGATGTCGGCGGACTGGGGGCGGCTGATCCCGCACTCGACCTGGTGGCCGCGTGGCACCTCCTGGACTCGGGACCACGCCGGCGCCTACGGGATCACCTCGGTTGTGACGACGCGGAATGGCTCCGGGGCCGTGCGTGGGCATTCCAGCAGGCCATGGGTGCTGTCTGGTACTACGCGGACTCCAACCCGAGCTTCAGCGAATCGTGCCGGCTCACCCTGCAACGTGTGGCCGCGGATCGCGGCTAG
- a CDS encoding acyl-CoA dehydrogenase family protein translates to MSFIETEEQQALRQAVAAMAANYGQDYYLEKARAGEHTTELWNEAGKLGFIGVNLPEQYGGGGAGMYELSLVMEEMSAAGSALLMMVVSPAINGTIISKFGTEEQKKRWIPGIADGSITMAFAITEPDAGSNSHRITTTARRDGSDWILKGQKTFISGIDQAQAVLVVGRTEDHKTGNLKPALFVVPTDTPGLNWTKIDMEIVSPESQFQVFLDDVRLPSDALVGSEDAAIAQLFAGLNPERIMGAASAVGMGRFAINKAVEYVKTRQVWKVPIGSHQGLAHPLAQNHIEIELAKLMMQKAATLYDAGNDVGAAEAANMAKYAAGEASVRAVDQAVQSLGGNGLTKEYGIAAAVNASKLARIAPVSREMILNFVAQTSLGLPRSY, encoded by the coding sequence GTGAGCTTCATCGAAACCGAGGAACAGCAGGCCCTGCGTCAGGCGGTCGCCGCGATGGCCGCCAACTACGGCCAGGACTACTACCTGGAGAAGGCCCGCGCCGGCGAGCACACCACCGAATTGTGGAACGAGGCAGGCAAACTCGGCTTCATCGGGGTGAACCTGCCCGAGCAGTACGGCGGCGGCGGCGCGGGCATGTACGAGCTGAGCCTGGTCATGGAGGAGATGTCGGCGGCCGGGTCGGCCCTGCTGATGATGGTGGTCTCCCCCGCGATCAACGGCACCATCATCTCGAAGTTCGGCACCGAAGAGCAGAAGAAGCGCTGGATCCCTGGCATCGCCGACGGCTCTATCACCATGGCCTTCGCCATCACCGAGCCCGACGCGGGCTCCAACTCGCACCGCATCACCACCACGGCCCGCCGAGACGGCAGCGACTGGATCCTCAAGGGCCAGAAGACCTTTATCTCGGGCATCGACCAGGCCCAGGCCGTGCTCGTGGTCGGCCGAACCGAGGATCACAAGACCGGCAACCTCAAGCCCGCGTTGTTCGTCGTGCCCACCGACACTCCGGGGCTGAACTGGACCAAGATCGACATGGAGATCGTCAGCCCGGAGAGCCAGTTCCAGGTGTTCCTGGACGACGTGCGGTTGCCCTCCGATGCCTTGGTCGGTTCCGAGGACGCCGCGATCGCGCAGCTGTTCGCCGGGCTGAACCCCGAGCGGATCATGGGCGCGGCCAGCGCTGTCGGCATGGGCCGGTTCGCGATCAACAAGGCCGTCGAGTACGTCAAGACCCGCCAGGTCTGGAAAGTGCCGATCGGCTCGCACCAGGGGCTGGCACATCCGTTGGCGCAGAACCACATCGAGATCGAACTCGCCAAGTTGATGATGCAGAAGGCCGCCACACTCTACGACGCGGGCAACGACGTGGGCGCGGCCGAGGCCGCCAACATGGCCAAGTACGCCGCGGGCGAGGCATCCGTGCGGGCCGTCGATCAGGCCGTGCAGTCGCTCGGTGGCAACGGCCTGACCAAGGAGTACGGCATCGCGGCCGCGGTCAACGCGTCGAAGCTGGCCCGCATCGCGCCGGTGAGCCGTGAGATGATCCTGAACTTCGTCGCGCAGACGTCGCTCGGCCTGCCCCGGTCCTACTGA
- a CDS encoding carboxymuconolactone decarboxylase family protein, giving the protein MRLTILDHGHTLGKKAILALIRVVSRQPVVDAVKLVMYRPEFYGAAAGALTQEAMRGPSAWSVGDRELMAAFVSKVNECPFCVAAHTATSSTWYGDDAKVAATLRDLDTAPIEEPLRATLRLLGKLTRENAIEPDDVRAVLAAGVTREQIEDALAVSLAFNITDRLANAFGFDLAGPAAMDAGAQHLLKRGYR; this is encoded by the coding sequence ATGCGACTCACGATTCTCGACCACGGTCACACCCTCGGCAAGAAGGCCATCTTGGCGCTGATCCGGGTGGTTTCACGCCAGCCGGTGGTCGACGCCGTCAAGCTCGTGATGTACCGGCCCGAGTTCTACGGCGCCGCCGCCGGTGCACTCACTCAGGAGGCGATGCGCGGCCCGTCGGCCTGGTCGGTCGGCGATCGCGAGCTCATGGCGGCGTTCGTGTCGAAGGTCAACGAGTGCCCGTTCTGCGTCGCCGCACACACCGCAACGTCGAGCACGTGGTACGGCGACGACGCGAAAGTCGCTGCGACACTGAGAGATCTCGACACGGCGCCGATCGAGGAGCCGCTGCGCGCGACGCTGCGCCTGCTCGGCAAGCTCACCCGGGAGAACGCCATCGAGCCTGACGACGTTCGTGCCGTGCTCGCCGCGGGTGTCACACGGGAGCAGATCGAGGACGCGTTGGCGGTGTCCTTGGCGTTCAACATCACCGACCGGCTGGCCAACGCGTTCGGGTTCGATCTGGCGGGCCCGGCCGCGATGGACGCCGGTGCGCAGCACCTGTTGAAACGGGGCTATCGGTAG
- a CDS encoding ester cyclase, producing MAEDQNKAVSRRIWEVFASGDLAELDDLVAPGAAYHDTQDPFGDQRGPDHMRSLMDMYRKTFSNIRFDIKQQVAEGDYVCTLLEAQGDDTGGLMGQAATGRHARIMLTITDRHEDGKIAESYATWDTLGMLQQLGLVPAAAQQPAPSA from the coding sequence ATGGCCGAAGATCAGAACAAAGCTGTCTCCCGCCGAATCTGGGAGGTATTCGCCTCAGGCGACCTCGCCGAGCTCGACGACCTCGTCGCTCCCGGCGCGGCGTACCACGACACGCAGGATCCGTTCGGGGATCAGCGTGGACCCGATCACATGAGAAGCCTCATGGACATGTATCGGAAGACGTTCTCCAACATCAGGTTTGACATCAAACAGCAGGTCGCTGAGGGTGATTACGTGTGCACCCTGCTCGAGGCACAGGGCGACGACACGGGTGGGCTCATGGGGCAGGCGGCCACCGGCCGGCACGCCAGGATCATGCTCACCATCACCGATCGCCACGAAGACGGCAAGATCGCCGAAAGCTACGCCACCTGGGACACCCTGGGAATGCTCCAGCAGCTCGGCCTCGTACCGGCGGCAGCCCAACAGCCGGCACCGTCCGCCTGA
- a CDS encoding nitroreductase family deazaflavin-dependent oxidoreductase has translation MPKKYRVNGFVRFNNAAMRAMLRAGVKFGTFATLTVPGRKTGRPISTPLVVFTYNHHRYLVASYGVVNWVRNLRAAAGKATLSRGKHTEQITATELPPDEAAEIMRYSLHHGPPGIPAPIVRVYRRFSVLPYLEVDLDSPPEEFRRAAPKHPVFLVEPRLHRTT, from the coding sequence ATGCCGAAAAAGTATCGAGTGAACGGATTCGTCCGGTTCAACAACGCGGCGATGCGCGCAATGCTGAGAGCCGGCGTGAAGTTCGGGACGTTCGCGACGCTGACGGTTCCGGGCCGAAAGACCGGACGGCCCATCAGCACCCCGCTTGTCGTGTTCACCTACAACCACCACCGCTACCTCGTCGCGTCGTACGGCGTCGTCAACTGGGTCCGTAACCTTCGAGCCGCCGCGGGCAAGGCCACGTTGAGCCGCGGGAAGCACACCGAGCAGATCACCGCGACCGAACTGCCACCCGACGAGGCTGCCGAGATCATGCGGTACTCGCTGCACCACGGTCCGCCGGGGATTCCCGCACCCATCGTCCGCGTGTATCGCCGCTTCTCGGTGCTGCCCTACCTCGAGGTGGACCTGGACTCGCCGCCCGAAGAATTCCGTCGCGCCGCACCGAAGCACCCGGTTTTCCTGGTGGAGCCCCGTTTGCACCGGACCACGTAA
- a CDS encoding DUF4304 domain-containing protein has protein sequence MRPFLKARGFTRSGRAFRRQRGPLYDVIDFQGNRWNGVTPWHGFFVNIGVGSADVDAVCERPLCLLSRRWEGVVENLPHELAFDDTTDMTAFAERLCEGLDQVLMVTEKITTTDELVRWAIANNKLAAMEHTCAYLAATDDIDALTEYISALREQFGHQPRWEIFNSQLTEATGSRSETLVERGVLDAVVPD, from the coding sequence GTGCGTCCGTTCCTGAAGGCGCGCGGGTTCACCCGGTCGGGCCGGGCCTTCCGCAGGCAGCGCGGCCCGCTGTACGACGTGATCGATTTTCAAGGCAACCGGTGGAACGGGGTCACTCCGTGGCATGGGTTCTTCGTCAACATCGGAGTCGGCTCGGCCGACGTCGACGCGGTGTGCGAACGCCCGTTGTGCCTGCTGAGCCGGCGCTGGGAGGGCGTGGTGGAGAATCTGCCGCACGAGCTGGCGTTCGACGATACGACGGACATGACGGCGTTCGCGGAGCGGCTCTGCGAAGGGCTCGACCAGGTGTTGATGGTCACCGAAAAGATCACCACCACTGACGAATTGGTGCGCTGGGCAATTGCCAACAACAAGCTGGCCGCCATGGAGCACACGTGTGCGTACCTGGCCGCCACCGATGACATCGATGCGCTCACCGAGTACATCTCGGCGCTTCGGGAGCAGTTCGGTCACCAGCCCCGATGGGAGATCTTCAACAGCCAGCTCACCGAGGCAACCGGATCCCGGTCCGAGACGCTCGTCGAGCGGGGAGTGCTCGACGCGGTCGTGCCGGATTAA
- a CDS encoding ATP-binding protein: MITRVLVANRGEIARRVFETCRRLGIGTVAVYTEPDAGAPHVAEADARVRLEGTNGYLDSAQIIAAAQASGADAIHPGYGFLSENPDFAAAVIDAGLTWIGPPVAAVQAMGSKIEAKKMMSAAGVPVLDELSPDSVTAEQLPVLVKASAGGGGRGMRVVRELDALAGEVAAAQREAQSAFGDPTVFCERYLAAGHHVEVQVLADEHGTVWAVGERECSIQRRHQKIIEEAPSPLVERTPGMRAKLFDAARLAAEAIGYTGAGTVEFMADDDGDFFFLEMNTRLQVEHPVTEATTGLDLVELQIHVADGGRLDAEPPASRGSAIEARLYAEDPAKGWQPQAGTVHRFDVPGQVRVDTGIEDGSVVSIFYDPMLAKVISSAPTRRQAATVLADALARTKIHGVRTNRDLLVNVLRHPAFLDGATDTAFFDTHGLDVLAAPLTDADAVTLSAIAAALADAAHNRGTARVFAAAPSGWRNIASGYQTKSYRTAAGDDIAVRYRFTRTGLDLPDTDGVSLVSAAPTSAVLAVNGVERAFDVARYGDQVFVDSPLGPAQFTALPRFPDPNDAVAHGSLLAPMPGSVVRVGAAVGDTVTAGQPLIWLEAMKMEHTIAAPEDGVLAELNVTAGQQVEVGAVLARVESQEGEQQ; this comes from the coding sequence ATGATCACCAGAGTTCTGGTCGCCAACCGCGGCGAGATCGCCCGCCGCGTGTTCGAAACCTGCCGCCGCCTGGGCATCGGCACGGTCGCGGTGTACACCGAGCCCGACGCCGGTGCACCGCACGTCGCCGAGGCCGACGCCCGCGTGCGCCTGGAGGGCACCAACGGCTACCTCGACTCCGCGCAGATCATCGCAGCGGCCCAGGCATCCGGCGCCGACGCGATCCATCCCGGTTACGGATTCCTCTCCGAGAACCCCGATTTCGCGGCCGCCGTGATCGACGCGGGCCTGACCTGGATCGGGCCGCCCGTCGCGGCAGTGCAGGCCATGGGCTCCAAGATCGAGGCCAAGAAGATGATGTCCGCGGCCGGTGTGCCGGTGCTCGACGAGCTGTCGCCGGACAGCGTGACAGCCGAGCAGCTGCCGGTGCTGGTCAAGGCGTCGGCAGGCGGCGGTGGCCGCGGTATGCGGGTCGTGCGTGAACTCGACGCGCTGGCAGGCGAAGTCGCAGCCGCCCAGCGGGAGGCGCAGTCCGCGTTCGGCGATCCGACCGTGTTTTGCGAGCGCTATCTGGCCGCGGGCCATCACGTCGAGGTGCAGGTGCTCGCCGACGAGCACGGCACGGTGTGGGCGGTCGGCGAACGCGAATGCTCGATCCAGCGGCGGCACCAGAAGATCATCGAAGAGGCGCCGTCGCCGCTCGTCGAGCGCACACCGGGCATGCGCGCCAAGCTGTTCGACGCCGCCCGGCTGGCCGCCGAGGCCATCGGGTACACCGGTGCAGGCACGGTCGAGTTCATGGCGGACGACGACGGGGACTTCTTCTTCCTCGAGATGAACACGCGACTGCAGGTCGAGCATCCGGTGACCGAGGCCACGACGGGCCTTGACCTGGTCGAGCTGCAGATTCACGTCGCCGACGGCGGCCGGCTCGACGCCGAACCGCCGGCTTCGCGCGGGTCGGCCATCGAGGCGCGGCTCTACGCCGAGGATCCCGCCAAGGGCTGGCAGCCGCAGGCGGGCACCGTGCACCGGTTCGACGTGCCGGGGCAGGTGCGGGTCGACACCGGTATCGAGGACGGCTCGGTGGTGTCGATCTTCTACGACCCCATGCTCGCCAAGGTCATCTCTTCCGCACCGACGCGCAGGCAGGCCGCCACGGTGCTCGCCGACGCGCTGGCGCGCACCAAGATTCACGGGGTGCGCACCAACCGCGATCTGCTGGTGAACGTGCTGCGGCACCCCGCGTTCCTCGACGGGGCTACCGACACCGCGTTCTTCGACACGCACGGTCTCGATGTCCTGGCCGCGCCGTTGACCGACGCCGACGCCGTCACGCTTTCGGCGATCGCCGCGGCCCTCGCAGACGCCGCGCACAACCGCGGCACCGCACGGGTTTTCGCGGCCGCTCCCAGCGGCTGGCGCAACATCGCGTCGGGTTACCAGACCAAGTCCTACCGCACTGCGGCCGGTGACGACATCGCGGTGCGTTACCGGTTCACCCGCACGGGCCTGGATCTGCCCGACACCGACGGGGTTTCCCTGGTCTCGGCGGCGCCCACAAGCGCGGTGCTCGCCGTCAACGGTGTCGAGCGTGCATTCGACGTGGCGCGCTACGGCGACCAGGTGTTCGTCGACTCCCCGCTGGGCCCCGCGCAGTTCACCGCGCTGCCCCGCTTCCCCGACCCGAACGACGCCGTCGCGCACGGGTCGCTGCTGGCGCCGATGCCCGGCTCGGTGGTGCGTGTGGGCGCCGCCGTCGGTGACACCGTCACGGCCGGTCAGCCGTTGATCTGGCTGGAAGCCATGAAGATGGAGCACACCATCGCCGCACCGGAGGACGGGGTGCTGGCCGAGCTCAATGTCACCGCAGGCCAACAGGTCGAGGTCGGCGCCGTACTTGCCCGGGTCGAATCCCAAGAAGGAGAACAGCAGTGA